One genomic region from Patescibacteria group bacterium encodes:
- the groL gene encoding chaperonin GroEL (60 kDa chaperone family; promotes refolding of misfolded polypeptides especially under stressful conditions; forms two stacked rings of heptamers to form a barrel-shaped 14mer; ends can be capped by GroES; misfolded proteins enter the barrel where they are refolded when GroES binds) has product MAKQILFNEKARMALKRGVDKLADTVKVTLGPKGRNVVIDRGFGTPTITKDGVTVAKEIELEDKFENLGAELIREVASKTNDVAGDGTTTATILAQAMIAEGLKFVAAGVGPVEIRNGIESKVKAIIEELKKHKSDISSKEEKAQVAAISANDKQIGELIAEAMEEVGENGVITVEEGQSFGVEKEITKGMQFDKGYVSPYMITNTEKMTAEFEDPYILITDKKISSLQEILPLLEKLAHMGKKNLVIIADDIEGEALATFVVNKLRGTFNVLAVKAPGFGDRRKATLEDIAVVTGGKVIAEEVGLKLDKAEVADLGQARKVISSKEDTIIIEGIGEKSAIDGRVELIKKELANTDSDFDKGKLQERLAKLAGGVAVLKVGAATETEMKEKKARIEDALNATRAAIEEGVVPGGGIALAVAANVLAQLAGAKGPKSDVQGIMAAEQIVNKAVLEPIKQIAHNAGKDGSLILFNIINEQIKNKNNNIGYDARNDSFPDMVSAGIIDPTKVVRSALENAASAAMMFLTTEAVVTDLPKKEGEHDHMGGMGGGMGMM; this is encoded by the coding sequence ATGGCTAAGCAAATTTTATTTAATGAGAAAGCAAGAATGGCCCTCAAGAGAGGCGTGGACAAACTTGCTGATACCGTAAAAGTGACCTTGGGTCCTAAGGGACGTAACGTTGTTATTGATAGAGGTTTTGGTACCCCAACTATTACAAAGGACGGCGTGACTGTGGCTAAAGAAATAGAACTAGAGGATAAATTTGAGAATTTAGGGGCAGAACTTATTAGAGAGGTTGCTTCCAAAACTAATGATGTTGCCGGCGATGGCACTACTACAGCTACAATTTTAGCGCAGGCCATGATTGCTGAAGGTTTAAAGTTTGTTGCAGCTGGTGTCGGACCGGTAGAAATCAGGAATGGTATTGAAAGCAAAGTTAAAGCTATTATTGAAGAGCTTAAAAAACACAAAAGTGACATTTCCTCTAAAGAAGAAAAAGCTCAGGTCGCTGCCATTTCGGCCAACGATAAACAAATCGGCGAACTTATTGCCGAAGCCATGGAAGAAGTCGGTGAAAACGGCGTTATTACCGTTGAAGAGGGCCAGTCCTTTGGCGTGGAGAAAGAAATTACCAAAGGCATGCAATTTGATAAAGGGTATGTTTCTCCTTATATGATTACCAATACCGAGAAAATGACCGCTGAATTTGAAGACCCGTATATTTTAATTACCGACAAAAAAATTTCTTCTTTGCAAGAGATTCTGCCCTTGCTGGAAAAGTTGGCTCATATGGGCAAAAAGAATTTAGTAATTATCGCCGATGATATTGAGGGCGAGGCCTTGGCTACTTTTGTAGTCAACAAATTGCGTGGCACTTTTAACGTTTTAGCTGTTAAAGCCCCGGGATTTGGCGATAGGCGCAAGGCCACGCTAGAAGATATTGCCGTGGTGACCGGCGGAAAAGTAATTGCTGAAGAAGTTGGTTTGAAACTTGATAAAGCAGAAGTTGCCGATTTGGGGCAAGCGAGGAAAGTTATTTCTTCCAAAGAAGACACGATTATTATTGAAGGCATTGGTGAAAAATCGGCTATTGACGGACGCGTTGAACTTATCAAAAAAGAATTAGCTAATACTGACAGCGATTTTGATAAAGGAAAATTACAAGAGCGTTTAGCAAAACTTGCCGGCGGTGTTGCTGTCCTTAAAGTTGGCGCTGCTACCGAGACCGAAATGAAAGAAAAAAAGGCCCGCATAGAAGATGCTTTGAATGCAACTAGGGCGGCGATTGAAGAGGGCGTTGTTCCCGGAGGAGGGATAGCTTTAGCAGTAGCAGCCAATGTTCTTGCTCAATTAGCTGGAGCAAAAGGTCCTAAAAGTGATGTTCAAGGTATTATGGCAGCAGAACAGATTGTAAATAAAGCTGTTTTGGAACCCATAAAACAAATTGCTCATAACGCAGGTAAAGACGGTTCCCTAATATTATTTAATATTATAAATGAACAGATAAAAAACAAAAATAATAATATTGGATATGACGCCAGAAATGATAGTTTTCCAGATATGGTAAGCGCGGGGATTATTGATCCGACAAAGGTAGTTCGTTCAGCTTTAGAAAATGCCGCGTCAGCCGCTATGATGTTCCTCACCACCGAAGCCGTGGTCACTGATTTGCCGAAGAAAGAAGGCGAGCATGACCATATGGGCGGCATGGGCGGAGGAATGGGGATGATGTAA
- a CDS encoding co-chaperone GroES, with product MKLKPLNDHLIVKPLNEEETTKSGIVLPDTVEKEKPEKGEIIAVGPGKLLDNGNRAPLQVKVGDKVMFKKYSPDEVKIEKETFLILAESDILAVIE from the coding sequence ATGAAGTTAAAACCATTAAATGACCACTTAATCGTTAAACCTCTAAACGAGGAGGAGACCACCAAGAGCGGGATTGTTTTGCCAGACACCGTGGAAAAGGAAAAACCGGAAAAGGGCGAGATTATCGCTGTCGGCCCCGGTAAATTATTGGATAACGGCAACCGCGCGCCGCTACAGGTTAAAGTTGGTGATAAGGTAATGTTTAAGAAGTATTCTCCGGACGAAGTGAAAATTGAGAAAGAAACTTTTTTAATTCTCGCTGAAAGCGATATTTTAGCGGTAATAGAATAA
- a CDS encoding O-antigen ligase family protein — MNKVLEKIIEWGLYLFAFLLPWQTRWIWRVGELNGNFWEYGSMSLYATDILLGFLLLAGLILWFQKFHRPEYKFNLNVFWWLVAFFALAIFISIFWAKDRNLAIYGWAKVSEGIGLLWLVARFPIKMRFISLALVGAAVIQSLLGIHQFLLQGVFGNKWLGMAVHYPWQLGDFVVESVTGRFLRAYGSLPHPNILAGFLVVSLVILTGLLLYKRDQILKSGQGNTYFRLIAFCVILFGLFFSFSRGGWTVLASSFLFLLIAEAISVKLTKHHWRIFKLVLLSGLVFALLSGIYSDLVKTRIFGGTRLEILSNEERIEYVDEAGKLIQNHFLTGVGINNYTLAIYREIDSARQSWDYQPVHNLYILIMAELGILGAVSFGLLLLYIFWTVFLNWRLICQSYWAIVYSIALWTLLKVSFFDHYVWTLHFGIMLWWLILGLWYRSAKKIINEKRKILKPAGRDISDLV; from the coding sequence ATGAATAAAGTTTTAGAAAAAATAATAGAATGGGGACTTTACCTTTTTGCCTTTTTATTGCCTTGGCAGACGCGTTGGATTTGGCGCGTCGGCGAACTCAATGGCAATTTTTGGGAATACGGCTCAATGAGCTTGTACGCCACGGATATACTCCTCGGTTTTTTGCTGTTGGCGGGGCTGATTCTTTGGTTTCAAAAGTTCCACCGGCCGGAGTATAAATTTAATTTAAATGTTTTTTGGTGGCTGGTGGCTTTTTTCGCGCTGGCCATTTTTATTTCTATTTTTTGGGCCAAAGACCGCAATTTAGCGATTTATGGCTGGGCAAAAGTGTCGGAGGGTATTGGCCTTTTATGGTTAGTGGCGCGATTTCCCATAAAAATGAGATTCATCAGTCTGGCTCTCGTGGGCGCGGCCGTTATTCAGAGCTTGCTTGGCATTCATCAGTTTTTATTGCAGGGAGTTTTCGGCAACAAGTGGCTGGGCATGGCCGTGCATTATCCTTGGCAGCTTGGGGATTTTGTGGTGGAAAGCGTCACGGGCAGATTTTTGCGGGCTTACGGCAGTTTGCCGCATCCTAACATTCTAGCCGGATTTTTAGTGGTATCCCTCGTGATTTTGACCGGGCTCTTACTTTACAAAAGAGACCAGATTTTAAAAAGCGGCCAAGGCAACACCTATTTTCGCCTCATAGCGTTTTGCGTGATACTTTTTGGATTATTTTTTAGTTTTTCCCGCGGCGGTTGGACGGTGCTGGCCAGTTCTTTTTTGTTTTTACTCATCGCCGAAGCCATTTCCGTTAAATTAACCAAACACCATTGGCGCATTTTTAAATTAGTATTATTATCCGGGCTGGTCTTTGCCTTGCTTTCCGGAATTTATTCGGATTTAGTGAAAACAAGAATTTTTGGTGGCACGCGGCTGGAAATTTTATCCAACGAGGAAAGGATTGAGTATGTTGATGAAGCGGGTAAGCTTATTCAGAATCATTTTTTGACTGGCGTAGGAATTAATAATTATACTTTGGCGATTTACAGAGAAATAGATTCGGCGCGGCAATCCTGGGATTATCAGCCGGTACACAATTTGTATATTTTGATAATGGCGGAACTCGGAATTTTAGGAGCGGTATCTTTCGGGCTGTTGCTTCTTTATATTTTTTGGACGGTATTTTTAAATTGGCGGTTGATTTGTCAAAGCTATTGGGCGATTGTTTATTCCATTGCTTTATGGACATTGCTTAAAGTCAGTTTTTTTGACCACTATGTTTGGACGCTCCATTTTGGCATAATGCTTTGGTGGTTGATTTTAGGTCTTTGGTACCGGAGCGCCAAAAAAATCATCAATGAAAAGAGAAAAATTTTAAAACCCGCCGGCCGAGATATTTCCGATTTAGTTTAG
- a CDS encoding YidC/Oxa1 family membrane protein insertase — MMALYNTILYQPLFNLLVFFYNIIPGHDVGLAIIALTIVIKLILFPFSLQSIKSQKSLQSLQPKIEELKKKYKDQKDKMAQAMMELYKQEKVNPFSSCLPLLIQLPFLLAVYQVFRSGLASNNFNLLYSFVANPEHINTISFGFINLAQSNIYLAVLAGLAQFWQTKMMMAKRPPAAVRKEAGAKDEDMSAIMNKQMTYFMPIFTVFIGASLPAGLTLYWFITTLLTALQQLYFLKNDDKNTAETV; from the coding sequence ATGATGGCGTTATACAATACCATATTATATCAACCGTTATTTAATCTGCTGGTATTTTTTTACAATATTATCCCCGGCCACGATGTGGGCTTGGCGATTATCGCTCTGACCATCGTCATTAAATTAATTTTATTTCCCTTTTCTTTGCAGTCCATTAAATCGCAGAAATCCCTGCAGTCCTTACAGCCGAAGATTGAAGAGTTAAAGAAAAAATATAAAGACCAAAAGGACAAAATGGCGCAGGCCATGATGGAACTTTATAAACAAGAAAAAGTTAATCCTTTTTCCTCTTGTTTGCCGTTGCTTATCCAATTGCCGTTTTTATTGGCGGTTTATCAGGTTTTTAGAAGCGGACTTGCTTCCAATAATTTTAATTTGCTTTATTCGTTCGTGGCTAATCCGGAACATATTAACACTATTTCTTTTGGTTTTATCAATTTAGCCCAGTCCAACATTTATTTGGCCGTACTGGCTGGGTTGGCGCAGTTTTGGCAAACCAAAATGATGATGGCTAAGCGTCCGCCCGCCGCGGTCCGCAAGGAAGCCGGGGCGAAAGACGAGGATATGTCAGCCATCATGAATAAACAGATGACTTATTTTATGCCGATTTTTACGGTTTTTATCGGCGCCAGTTTGCCGGCGGGCCTCACTCTCTATTGGTTTATAACCACCCTGCTCACGGCTCTGCAGCAGTTATATTTTTTGAAAAATGACGACAAAAACACAGCAGAAACCGTTTAA
- the nusA gene encoding transcription termination factor NusA, with product MSSPIYSAIKQISDEKGIPMEAVIETIESALAAAYRKDFGNRLQNIKVEFDAKTGGIKVFDVKEVVENPPEEELIEEISEEEVKETTKEIAAPAEGEEKEEIKRFNPKTQIGIDEAKKIKKGIKIGEELVMDLEVPGEFGRMAAQTAKQVITQKLREVERQTVFDEFKSKENTIITGTVQRREGKIVLVDLGRTTAVMLPDGQIQSERYFPGSRFKFYVSSVAMTTKGPEILISRAHPEIVKKMFEIEIPEVDNGSIEIKAIAREAGSRTKIAVASKDENIDPIGSCVGQRGTRIQTIISELGGEKIDIIEWDEDIKKFISNALSPAKIISVEINEANKTAVVMVKSDQLSLAIGRGGQNVRLAAKLTGFKLDIAEAKEDGTVEKIESEGGLKPEENKTPAEVLEKESVEQPAKAEDKKEKKEVKKKKKTTKSKSKK from the coding sequence ATGAGTTCGCCAATATACAGCGCTATCAAACAAATTTCCGACGAAAAAGGCATCCCCATGGAAGCGGTGATTGAAACCATTGAATCGGCTCTGGCCGCCGCTTATCGCAAGGACTTCGGAAACAGGTTGCAGAATATAAAAGTGGAATTTGACGCCAAAACCGGCGGCATCAAGGTTTTTGATGTTAAAGAGGTGGTGGAAAATCCGCCGGAGGAAGAATTAATTGAAGAGATAAGCGAGGAAGAAGTGAAAGAAACAACTAAGGAAATCGCCGCTCCGGCAGAAGGAGAAGAGAAGGAAGAGATTAAAAGATTTAATCCCAAAACACAGATAGGCATTGATGAGGCCAAAAAAATTAAAAAAGGAATAAAAATCGGCGAGGAGTTGGTAATGGATTTAGAAGTTCCGGGCGAGTTTGGCCGTATGGCCGCGCAGACCGCCAAGCAGGTTATCACTCAAAAATTAAGAGAAGTGGAGCGTCAGACGGTTTTTGACGAATTCAAGTCCAAAGAGAATACCATTATCACCGGCACTGTTCAAAGAAGAGAGGGTAAAATCGTGCTAGTTGATTTAGGGAGAACAACTGCCGTGATGTTGCCGGATGGTCAGATTCAGAGCGAACGCTATTTCCCCGGTTCCCGTTTTAAATTCTATGTCAGTTCCGTGGCTATGACTACCAAGGGTCCGGAGATTTTAATTTCGCGCGCTCATCCGGAAATCGTCAAAAAAATGTTTGAGATAGAGATTCCGGAAGTTGACAATGGTTCCATAGAAATTAAAGCCATTGCCCGCGAAGCCGGTTCTCGCACCAAGATAGCGGTGGCGTCCAAAGATGAAAATATTGACCCCATTGGTTCCTGTGTCGGCCAGCGCGGGACAAGAATTCAGACTATTATTTCCGAACTCGGCGGGGAGAAAATTGATATTATTGAATGGGACGAGGATATTAAAAAATTCATTTCCAACGCGCTTTCCCCGGCGAAAATTATCTCCGTGGAAATTAACGAAGCCAATAAAACCGCGGTAGTGATGGTAAAGTCCGACCAATTATCCTTGGCTATCGGCCGGGGCGGGCAGAATGTGCGGTTAGCCGCCAAATTGACCGGCTTTAAACTTGATATTGCCGAAGCCAAAGAAGACGGAACAGTGGAAAAAATAGAATCCGAAGGAGGACTAAAGCCGGAGGAAAATAAAACCCCAGCTGAAGTTTTAGAAAAAGAGAGCGTAGAACAACCCGCCAAAGCCGAGGATAAAAAAGAAAAAAAGGAAGTGAAGAAGAAAAAGAAAACCACTAAGTCCAAGAGTAAAAAATAA
- a CDS encoding YraN family protein: MSNKDLGNWGEDLAVKFLEEKKYKILARNYRNRWGEIDIIASKRDGFFGKEKIFFVEVKTRASNNYGWPEEAVNEEKRKKIEYLADCYLKENNLEGEFRFDVISILRIGNNTEIKHLEDI; this comes from the coding sequence ATGTCCAACAAAGATTTAGGAAATTGGGGAGAGGATTTGGCGGTTAAATTTCTGGAAGAAAAGAAATATAAAATTTTGGCGCGTAATTACCGCAACCGCTGGGGGGAGATAGATATTATCGCTTCCAAGAGAGACGGCTTCTTTGGCAAAGAAAAAATTTTCTTTGTAGAAGTTAAAACTCGCGCCAGCAATAATTATGGCTGGCCGGAAGAAGCGGTGAACGAGGAGAAAAGAAAAAAGATTGAGTATTTGGCTGATTGTTATTTAAAAGAAAATAATTTGGAAGGCGAATTCCGATTTGACGTCATTAGCATCTTGCGGATAGGAAACAACACGGAGATAAAACATTTGGAAGATATTTAA
- a CDS encoding methyltransferase domain-containing protein, which produces MIDIKTVTGGSALLDSRQVLNKAGIAQGKKVADFGCGTAGHFVIPAAHLVGKEGVAYAVDILKSALEGVSSRAKLEGLTNVETVWSDLEVYGATKIPDKSLDIGLIINNLFQSQKKEEFLREAARMIKPEGNLLIVDWKMTQIPSFGPPVEFRVPAEEVKKLAVKLGLQLTEEFAAGKFHFALVFKKK; this is translated from the coding sequence ATGATAGACATAAAAACAGTTACTGGCGGCAGCGCTTTGCTTGATTCCCGCCAGGTATTAAACAAAGCTGGCATCGCGCAGGGTAAGAAGGTGGCGGATTTCGGTTGCGGCACGGCCGGACATTTTGTCATTCCGGCGGCGCATTTAGTCGGCAAAGAAGGAGTGGCCTATGCCGTGGATATTCTTAAATCCGCTTTGGAAGGGGTATCCAGCCGCGCCAAATTAGAGGGCCTCACAAACGTGGAAACGGTTTGGTCCGACCTGGAAGTTTACGGCGCGACCAAAATTCCCGATAAAAGTTTGGATATCGGGCTGATTATCAATAATTTATTTCAATCGCAAAAAAAAGAAGAATTTCTAAGAGAGGCCGCCAGAATGATTAAGCCCGAGGGCAATCTTCTGATTGTTGATTGGAAAATGACGCAAATACCTTCTTTCGGACCGCCGGTGGAATTTAGAGTACCCGCCGAAGAAGTGAAAAAACTGGCTGTTAAGTTGGGGCTTCAGTTGACAGAAGAGTTCGCCGCCGGTAAATTTCATTTTGCTTTAGTATTTAAGAAAAAATAG
- a CDS encoding undecaprenyl-diphosphate phosphatase — protein sequence MTILAYFLIRGVIFGVIQGITEFLPISSSGHLVILENIFGFPAATLGAFDIFLHLGTLVALVFYFRKEIVQMFKELVNWREWKNSLLLKLFLASVPAGVVGILFKDWIENNIRETFVVGVLFVATGFLFLAAERWPKQKNIKTIRFKDILAMGLFQVAGILPGISRSGSVICGGLFSGVERSVAARFSFLMALPAIFGAAVFQLTDLLNDQSLRYDIFSIWPFYAAGFLASLISSLWAVRAVLRFFARCRLNIFAYYLLVIGALMIIWKLWFIS from the coding sequence ATGACAATTTTAGCATATTTTTTAATCAGGGGTGTTATTTTTGGGGTCATTCAGGGGATTACGGAGTTTTTGCCGATTTCCTCCTCCGGCCATTTGGTGATTTTAGAAAATATTTTTGGTTTCCCCGCCGCGACTCTCGGGGCTTTTGATATTTTTTTACATTTAGGCACGTTGGTCGCCTTGGTTTTTTATTTTAGAAAAGAAATTGTCCAAATGTTTAAAGAATTGGTAAACTGGCGGGAATGGAAAAATTCCTTACTTTTAAAATTATTTTTAGCTTCCGTCCCCGCGGGCGTGGTCGGTATTTTATTTAAAGATTGGATAGAAAACAATATCCGCGAGACATTTGTCGTGGGAGTATTATTTGTCGCTACGGGATTTTTATTCCTGGCGGCGGAAAGATGGCCGAAGCAGAAAAATATCAAGACAATCCGTTTTAAAGATATTTTAGCGATGGGGTTGTTCCAAGTCGCGGGAATTTTGCCCGGAATTTCCCGCAGCGGTTCGGTTATCTGCGGCGGCTTATTTTCCGGCGTGGAGCGTTCCGTTGCTGCGCGCTTTTCTTTTTTGATGGCCCTGCCGGCGATTTTCGGCGCCGCCGTTTTTCAATTAACTGACTTGCTAAATGACCAGAGTTTAAGATATGATATTTTTAGTATTTGGCCTTTTTATGCGGCCGGATTTTTAGCTTCACTTATCAGCTCACTTTGGGCCGTCCGCGCGGTGTTGCGATTTTTTGCCCGGTGTAGGTTAAATATCTTTGCCTATTATTTGCTGGTTATCGGAGCTTTAATGATTATTTGGAAATTATGGTTTATCTCATAA
- a CDS encoding alpha/beta fold hydrolase has product MNKRIFIIHGWDGYPEEGWFPWLEKELEEKGFKVFVPQLPDAESPRIQKWVQKIAETVGPVDENTYLVGHSMGCQAIARYLESLPAGVKVGGAVFVAGFFKRLTNLEDEEDVRETAKHWLEAPLDLAKAKTHLPKSVAIFSDNDQYVSADNQDDFRDKLGSEIVIEKHKGHFTGPGEGGDGITELPVVLESILNMTS; this is encoded by the coding sequence ATGAATAAAAGAATTTTTATAATCCACGGCTGGGACGGCTATCCCGAGGAAGGGTGGTTCCCGTGGCTGGAGAAAGAATTAGAAGAAAAAGGATTCAAAGTTTTTGTCCCGCAGCTTCCTGACGCAGAAAGCCCAAGAATTCAAAAATGGGTTCAGAAAATCGCGGAAACCGTTGGTCCCGTTGACGAGAATACCTATCTCGTGGGCCATAGTATGGGTTGTCAGGCAATCGCCCGCTATTTAGAATCCCTTCCCGCTGGAGTAAAAGTTGGCGGGGCGGTTTTTGTGGCAGGATTTTTTAAACGACTCACGAATCTTGAAGACGAAGAAGATGTGCGTGAAACTGCCAAACATTGGCTTGAAGCCCCGCTGGATTTGGCAAAAGCAAAAACTCACTTACCCAAAAGTGTGGCTATTTTTTCTGATAATGACCAGTATGTGTCCGCTGATAATCAGGACGATTTTCGTGACAAGCTCGGTTCAGAAATAGTAATTGAAAAACATAAGGGACATTTCACGGGTCCGGGAGAGGGAGGCGACGGCATAACCGAGTTGCCGGTTGTTTTGGAGTCAATTTTAAACATGACCAGCTAA
- a CDS encoding superoxide dismutase, whose protein sequence is MNNKFYSLPDLPYGYKDLEPYISEEQLTVHYQKHHAAYVKGANAALEKLDKARGSGAELDMKATSKDLSWNIGGHILHSLFWQNLSPVEKTTKEPEGKLAEVIKEEFGSFERFKDEFTKAAMSVEGSGWAALTFCRQTNRPLIMQIEKHNTNVYPGFKILLVLDMFEHAFYIDQKNEKGKYVEAFWSIINWRAVAQRIENLG, encoded by the coding sequence ATGAATAACAAATTTTATTCTCTTCCCGATTTGCCATACGGCTATAAAGATTTGGAGCCGTACATTTCCGAAGAGCAGTTAACCGTCCATTATCAAAAGCATCATGCCGCCTATGTTAAGGGCGCCAACGCGGCTTTGGAAAAATTGGATAAAGCAAGAGGGTCCGGAGCAGAGCTAGATATGAAAGCGACATCCAAAGATTTATCTTGGAATATCGGCGGGCACATTTTGCATTCTCTTTTCTGGCAAAATTTGTCTCCGGTTGAAAAAACCACCAAAGAGCCGGAAGGAAAATTAGCGGAAGTTATTAAGGAAGAGTTTGGCAGTTTTGAAAGATTTAAAGACGAGTTTACCAAAGCGGCCATGAGTGTGGAGGGGTCGGGCTGGGCGGCGTTAACTTTTTGCCGCCAAACCAATCGTCCGTTGATTATGCAGATAGAAAAGCATAACACGAATGTTTATCCGGGATTTAAAATTTTATTAGTTTTAGATATGTTTGAGCACGCTTTCTATATTGACCAAAAAAACGAGAAGGGGAAGTATGTGGAGGCTTTTTGGAGCATAATTAATTGGCGGGCAGTCGCGCAAAGGATTGAAAATTTGGGGTAA
- the argS gene encoding arginine--tRNA ligase — translation MDNLEKIKNELVGLLNQAVSHGQFTAKDLTIPPQPEMGDWGVACFGLAKELKKNPAEIAANVAIYLNEKAPKSVIAKAESKGPYVNIFLNKGKITESILSEIVRAKGKYGSLNLGKGKQVMVEYSQANTHKEFHVGHLRNTLLGDELINLYRNAGYKVVAVNYPGDIGAHVAKCLWGYQKIKKEKFPLKADPPPAEKIKIKRIKNKGEYLGTIYAWASREIEEHPEYKDEVAQIQQKLEAGDKKLNTLWKKTRQWSLKEFKDIYKELGVKFDRYYFESEVEKPGKKLVQDLYKKGIVRESEGAIIMDLIPYDLGVFLLLKSDGTSLYATKDLALAQKKFKDYKKLGESIHVVDARQTQYFKQLFKTLELIGFKKPMKHLAYEFVTLPEGAMSSRKGNIVTFRELYEEVLEQTIKETAKRHKDWNQKKIKATAKKISLAAIKFDLLKHDAGKVVVFNIKEALSFDGFTGPYIEYTVARINSILRKAPRPARGKIDYSLLNSEREKSLVLALGEFPAIAEKAMTNFDMSLLPRYLYDLAKEFANFYHDIPVLKADAATRQARLALISSVKIVLEKGLEILGIEPLEEM, via the coding sequence ATGGACAATTTAGAAAAAATAAAAAACGAATTAGTTGGGTTGCTGAATCAGGCCGTCAGCCACGGCCAATTCACCGCTAAAGATTTAACTATCCCTCCGCAGCCGGAAATGGGAGATTGGGGGGTGGCTTGTTTTGGTTTAGCCAAAGAGTTGAAAAAAAATCCAGCGGAGATAGCGGCCAATGTTGCCATTTATCTTAATGAAAAAGCGCCGAAATCTGTAATCGCCAAAGCGGAGAGTAAGGGGCCGTATGTTAACATTTTTTTGAATAAAGGCAAAATCACGGAGTCAATTTTATCAGAAATAGTGAGGGCAAAGGGGAAATACGGTTCATTAAATTTGGGCAAGGGTAAACAGGTGATGGTAGAATATTCCCAGGCCAACACCCACAAGGAATTTCATGTCGGCCACTTGCGAAATACTTTATTGGGCGATGAGTTAATAAATCTGTATCGCAACGCCGGCTACAAAGTTGTCGCCGTCAATTATCCCGGAGACATCGGCGCGCATGTGGCTAAGTGCCTGTGGGGATACCAAAAAATTAAAAAGGAAAAATTTCCGCTAAAGGCGGATCCGCCCCCGGCGGAAAAAATCAAAATTAAAAGAATAAAAAATAAGGGCGAATATTTAGGGACTATTTATGCTTGGGCGAGTAGAGAAATTGAAGAACATCCGGAATATAAAGACGAAGTTGCTCAAATTCAGCAAAAACTGGAAGCGGGAGATAAAAAATTAAACACCTTATGGAAAAAGACCCGCCAGTGGAGTTTAAAAGAATTTAAAGATATTTATAAAGAATTAGGCGTGAAATTTGACAGATATTATTTTGAAAGCGAAGTGGAGAAGCCGGGCAAAAAATTGGTTCAAGATTTATACAAAAAAGGGATTGTCCGTGAAAGCGAGGGCGCGATTATTATGGATTTAATCCCTTATGACCTCGGAGTTTTTCTGTTGTTAAAATCCGATGGCACGTCGCTTTACGCCACTAAGGATTTAGCTTTAGCGCAAAAGAAATTTAAGGATTATAAAAAATTGGGGGAAAGTATTCACGTGGTGGATGCCCGCCAGACACAATATTTTAAACAATTATTTAAAACCCTGGAACTCATCGGTTTTAAAAAGCCGATGAAGCATTTGGCTTATGAATTTGTCACTTTGCCCGAGGGAGCCATGTCTTCCCGCAAGGGGAACATTGTCACCTTCCGAGAATTGTATGAAGAGGTGTTGGAACAAACAATAAAAGAAACGGCTAAGCGACACAAAGATTGGAATCAGAAAAAGATTAAAGCTACTGCCAAAAAAATCTCTCTCGCGGCGATTAAATTTGACCTTTTAAAGCATGACGCGGGCAAAGTCGTGGTTTTCAATATAAAGGAAGCGCTGTCTTTTGACGGTTTTACCGGACCGTATATTGAATATACGGTGGCGAGAATTAACAGTATTTTAAGAAAAGCCCCCCGTCCGGCCAGAGGCAAAATTGATTATTCCTTATTAAATTCAGAAAGAGAGAAAAGTTTAGTTTTAGCGTTGGGGGAATTTCCGGCAATTGCAGAAAAGGCGATGACCAATTTTGATATGTCTTTATTGCCGCGCTATCTTTACGATTTAGCCAAAGAGTTCGCCAATTTTTACCACGACATTCCGGTGCTCAAAGCGGACGCGGCCACTAGGCAAGCGCGTTTGGCTTTGATTAGCTCGGTAAAAATTGTTTTAGAGAAAGGACTTGAGATTTTGGGCATTGAACCGCTTGAGGAAATGTAA